From the Synergistetes bacterium HGW-Synergistetes-1 genome, the window CTGAAATACATCGTATAGCCATCAGCTCGCGCATCGATCCGAAGAAACTCCATGATTACATCTATGATGACAGGGACAGACTTTTTGAAATGGCTGAAAAGATCCGCAACCGTAAGACGGTGGACTTCCTTATAACAAAGGTAAAAGTCAACGAAACAGAGGATGAGAATAAGTCCGAAGCGAAAGAAGATACTGAGAATAAATAATTATTCCCAATCGAATAATATTAGAAAGGGAGCGTATAAATTGTCACAATTAATACCGATGGTAGTGGAACAGACCGGTAGAGGTGAGCGTTCTTACGACATCTACAGCAGGCTCTTGAAGGACAGGATAATTTTCCTGGGTTCCGAGATCAATGATGATGTAGCAAACCTTGTTGTTGCTCAGCTTTTATTCCTTGAGAGCGAAGACCCGGAGAAGGATGTTTTTATTTACATCAACAGCCCGGGAGGGGTTATCACATCAGGTCTGGCTATCTATGACACCATGCAGTACATCAAGCCTCAGGTATCGACCATATGCACTGGCCTGGCCGCCAGTATGGGCGCGTTCCTCCTTGCCGCAGGCGCAGAAGGGAAAAGGATCGCTCTCCCGAACGCGAGGATAATGATCCATCAGCCTACAGGAGGCGCAAAGGGACAGGCTTCGGATGTCAAGATACATGCTGAGGAGATTTTGTATACAAGAAAGAGGCTGAACGACCTGCTTTCAAAGCATACCAAACAGCCCCTGAAAGTGATAGATAAAGATACGGACAGGGATTTCTTCATGTCGGCGGAAGAAGCGCTGAAATACGGTATCGTCGATAAGATAATCGAAAAACGGTGACCGAAATAATCAATTTTTAGGGGATTCCGTCAGGGGTCCCCTGATTCTAATCTACACAGATGCTCTTTACTGAAGAGCGCAATTTGATCGAGGTGCATTCGCTTGTACGACAAAAACCAAAATAAGGAAAACAATAACCGCAGAAAGCCCAGATGCTCATTCTGCGGCAAGAGTCAGGACGAGGTATCCAAACTGATAGCCGGTCCTGCCAATACATTTATATGCTCAGACTGCATCCAGCTCTGCAATGTCATACTGAGGGACGAAAAAGGGGCTCCTTCTTTCAAAGATAATGCAATGACCAAAGCAAAGCCCGATTACACTTCAGTCCCTGTTTTGGAAAAGCTGCCAAAACCAAAAGAGAT encodes:
- the clpP gene encoding ATP-dependent Clp endopeptidase, proteolytic subunit ClpP, which gives rise to MSQLIPMVVEQTGRGERSYDIYSRLLKDRIIFLGSEINDDVANLVVAQLLFLESEDPEKDVFIYINSPGGVITSGLAIYDTMQYIKPQVSTICTGLAASMGAFLLAAGAEGKRIALPNARIMIHQPTGGAKGQASDVKIHAEEILYTRKRLNDLLSKHTKQPLKVIDKDTDRDFFMSAEEALKYGIVDKIIEKR